In a single window of the Leptospira sanjuanensis genome:
- a CDS encoding UvrD-helicase domain-containing protein, which translates to MEKKVLYSEAQKAVIEDDTRFVQVVAAAGSGKTSTMVGIIERILVENLFPEESVLVLTFSRKAAGEISERILRATAKDSIRVQTFHAYCLYALSRWHPKFKVQKPKILPPEDKIVFYREYLKSKREEVGGIPYELFWAENVPYIREYFPELKKDLEFAYQNYKLENAFLDFEDLVRMFLDGLKNEEVWTLEPKRTLRKIIVDEFQDTDSEQLEFLKLLSQSASITVVGDDSQSIYGFRGCSPFAFLNFQKLFQPCRIHFLNVNYRSLPEIIRASAIPIGKNREKIEKEVLPARAGKGLAGKIPIEEVSDLIPFLIRSLEPAENDVQILCRSNFRIAEYVRAGVPEDFLMTIHASKGLEFHTVFVDVADGWNAKPDSPLELLEEERRILYVGLSRAENRLLILGPAKKTRRETIENEFFDYFRKLKIIEPEDLI; encoded by the coding sequence ATGGAAAAGAAGGTTCTATATAGTGAAGCCCAAAAAGCGGTCATCGAAGATGATACAAGATTCGTTCAAGTCGTGGCCGCGGCCGGTTCCGGTAAAACGAGCACGATGGTCGGAATCATCGAACGAATTTTAGTTGAAAACTTATTTCCTGAAGAATCCGTTCTGGTCTTGACGTTTTCCAGAAAAGCCGCAGGAGAAATTTCGGAACGAATCTTACGAGCCACCGCAAAAGATTCGATTCGAGTGCAGACGTTTCACGCCTATTGTTTGTATGCGCTCAGCCGCTGGCATCCTAAGTTTAAAGTTCAAAAACCGAAAATCCTTCCGCCGGAGGATAAGATCGTCTTTTATCGTGAATATCTGAAATCGAAGCGAGAAGAAGTCGGCGGAATTCCTTACGAGCTTTTTTGGGCGGAGAATGTTCCTTATATTCGGGAATATTTTCCGGAATTGAAAAAGGATCTCGAGTTCGCTTATCAAAATTACAAACTGGAAAACGCTTTTTTGGACTTTGAGGATTTGGTGAGAATGTTTTTGGACGGTCTGAAAAACGAAGAGGTTTGGACGCTCGAACCGAAACGAACGCTTCGAAAAATCATCGTAGACGAGTTTCAAGATACGGATTCGGAACAACTCGAGTTCTTAAAACTCCTTTCTCAAAGCGCTTCGATTACGGTCGTCGGAGACGATTCTCAAAGCATATACGGATTTAGAGGTTGTTCTCCATTCGCTTTTTTGAATTTTCAAAAACTCTTTCAGCCTTGTAGGATTCATTTCTTGAACGTAAACTACCGATCTCTTCCCGAAATCATTCGTGCTTCCGCGATTCCCATCGGGAAAAACCGCGAAAAAATCGAAAAGGAAGTTCTTCCGGCGCGCGCAGGAAAGGGACTCGCGGGAAAAATTCCGATCGAAGAAGTTTCGGACTTGATTCCATTTTTGATTCGATCGCTCGAACCGGCAGAGAACGACGTTCAAATTCTCTGTCGATCAAACTTTAGAATTGCTGAATATGTTCGAGCCGGAGTTCCCGAAGATTTCCTGATGACGATACACGCGAGCAAGGGTTTGGAATTCCACACCGTGTTCGTGGACGTGGCCGACGGCTGGAACGCAAAACCGGATTCTCCCTTGGAATTGCTCGAAGAGGAAAGAAGAATTTTGTACGTCGGTTTATCGCGAGCGGAGAATCGTCTGTTGATCTTGGGCCCCGCAAAAAAAACGAGAAGGGAAACGATCGAAAACGAATTTTTCGATTATTTTAGAAAACTGAAAATAATAGAACCTGAGGATTTAATTTAA